In one Shewanella loihica PV-4 genomic region, the following are encoded:
- a CDS encoding CBS domain-containing protein, with product MRVSDIMTTDTVCISDQATTKDAHLLMSSRGVRHLPVISEADGTLVGILTHKKMISTVMGMLTHYGNEGLDRQERRTSVAEIMDREFQRVTLDEPLAVVVDYFIDNKLGCLPVVDDNHKVIGILTSSDFVKLCASLLKQ from the coding sequence ATGAGAGTCAGCGATATCATGACCACAGACACTGTGTGCATCAGCGATCAGGCCACCACCAAGGATGCCCACCTCTTGATGAGTAGCCGCGGCGTGCGCCATCTGCCCGTCATCAGCGAAGCCGACGGCACCCTGGTGGGCATACTGACGCACAAGAAGATGATCAGCACCGTCATGGGCATGCTGACCCATTACGGCAACGAAGGGCTGGATCGTCAGGAGCGGCGCACCTCGGTGGCCGAGATCATGGATAGGGAATTTCAGAGGGTCACGCTGGACGAGCCACTTGCGGTCGTGGTGGATTACTTCATCGACAACAAGCTGGGCTGCCTGCCTGTGGTCGACGACAATCACAAGGTGATCGGCATCCTGACCTCGTCGGACTTCGTTAAGCTGTGCGCCTCACTGCTAAAACAATGA